The Lactuca sativa cultivar Salinas chromosome 2, Lsat_Salinas_v11, whole genome shotgun sequence genome includes the window ACAAGCATATGAAATTATGAATGATCTAAAATCTTAAGACGAATTAACAAAGCGTTGAGCAGCTGTTAAAGATAGCTCCTCAAAAACCTGAAAAATCAACACATTACCAAACATGAGTTTCGTTATTATATAATTTAAAACAATCGATGctgttaacaaaaaaaaaaaaaaaaaaaaaaaaaaaaaaagagagagagagagagagagagagagagagattaaggTGGGTACTCACAAGCTTCCTATATACATGTTGGAACGCCTTCACgaacccctctgcatcagcattCCCAACCTGTAACATAAACAGAGGATAGAACATAACATGACATGACAAAACAAGACAAGACAGACTGTATTTACTTTTTAGCGTGCATTGGACTATGACTCGGACCAGACCGATCTTAACCggaaaaaattgcaattttttgtcTACCCAAAAAGGTGGGACCGAGACTCCCTTGTGATTTCTTGTCTTTATAAATGACGTTAATGCCCTTCTCATACTCATCATCGAAAATAGCCCTCCCATCTTGTCCCATGTAATAAAAGCAGCTTAAATGTGGGACAGGATGGGACAAGCTTTCTAGGGCTATTTCAGATGATAAGAGCATTAACGTCTTTTGCACAGACTAGCGGTCAAGAGCGAGTCTCAGTTTCACCTTTTTTGGCGGGACAAAAAATTTGACGGTTGTGCTTTCATTTATTCAtgtataatatttaataaaaataatgatagaactaaatgcaagaaataacaatgtgttttcatttatttatgtattataGTTATAGCATCTTAGTTTTAATTCTCTctgttacaacattgtacttttgattaatttatttcaaaTTAAGGCATTGAACTATGAAAAATCTACCTAATTATAGCAATTGTACATTCAAATTTTTCTTAGGAGTGTAAGAAATAGCAACACACATCCATTGATTtttttatagcatcctactttcatttcttcctattacaacatTGACTTTAAAAGATCTATCTAATTACAGCAATGCCATCTAAAAACAAAGCATTTTTCACTCCCATAAATGGGTATGATTATACAAATTATATTttcctaataagaaaaaaaaagtacaatgttgtaattggCTAAATTTTTCAAAGTGAAATGCATTTGAATCTTGATAAGAAAAAAGTTTAAAAGTAAAAGTAGAATTCTATAATTTAATTTATTCTTCAAACTATAATGCCATAAAATATGaaaatacaatgttgtaatatAAAGAAATTAAAGTAAGATGTTATAATAAACGTATAAATgaaactattttaaaaaaaatatactaTCAACATATTTTCCTACTAAAACATTATGAAAAAAAAGCTGTACCTTCTTTGCAGCAGCAATCTTCAGTTTCTGCCAAAATGCATCTGTTGAAAAGCAACAAATTTACATAAAGATTATATAGTAGAGACTACATACTTAGGTATTGTccaaacagaagggtaaaatggtcatttactcgcATTCAGACTGTTCATTGactatattgaaaaaaaaataataataaaaaaaaaaaaaaaaaaaacagggaCTTGGCGACTGGTGGGAAAAGACTAAAGAGTTCATTGAACTGGATACCTTTCTCTATAaggattatttatttttataatttacaaGAAACCCATAAAATATTTATCTGTATATCAAGATTTATGATTTAATATCAAGATTACatggaaattaattaattaattaccttGTCCATCAATACCTCCAACTACAGCTTCACTTGATCCCCCTTCAATTTGTGAATTCATCCGCTCTCTTAGctgttttgattatataaattGTTGGAAAAGagaaattgagaaaataaaatgaagtttaaatGTTTAATCCAAATTCAAAAAAAGGTATGATAAAGAAGAAGAATACCCTTCTGGATGCCTGACTTGTTAATTGTCTTTGCATTTCAGACTCAgcctaaaaatataaaattataacatCAATTAGAACTAATTTGATTACCACCAATAAAATGTTTTTCACAAAATTCAACTTCAGAATGTTTAAGATTCCAGACACTacaaaaaaatgttttctttttCACTACTAGATTTGAAATTAAGCTTTCGCTTTGATATACTCTATGTTCTTGAACAAAATTATACTGTAACGTATATCTCCAATTGAAACATAACGAAATCATCCATAAGAATCGTTCGAGATAGACAACAGTAATCAATTCAATTAAACCCTTGCCAGCTTGCCCTTATTGTAATTTGTTACGAACTCACGAGAAAGAGCCACATTAAAACTCTATATGTCAAATTAAGGGCTTTTCAATTGCAAAACTAGATTGAATTTTGTTGCTTATCAATCACCAACAGGTTTCAAACAAAATTATTTGTAGAAAACCTTAGGGTTATCAATTTCATGAATTAATATGGCATAGATGTTATTTGCGAGCGATTTATAAATCAGATACAAAGAAAAGTGAAAGATTTACATTGTAATCGCGAGTACGGACAACGGGAAAGAGATGAAGAACCCGTTGAAATTCAAGCTCATCCATGGCTTCCCTTTATCTGCGTTGAAATTTTTGAGATTTTCAGAAGCGACGAGCACCGTGTTGTGCACAGATTACACAAGGGATCGCAGGATCGTGTCGCTATACAACCTACGATTCCCGCAGATTACTCAGAAAGATATCGTATGCGTGTCGAAGTTCGCCTCAACAGATATGGATGTTTCAAGAGACCCACTTCAAAACGAATCGTACCGGGTTGTGATCCATGAGTTGGCAATCCAAACGAGAACCCGGCCTATCCAACCCAAAGTAAACCCAATTGGAGTTTGGGTCGAGATTTTGAGTTCATTTAATTAAATAGTTCAATCTATCTAATTCATTTAGTTAAATGAAATGGGTTAGGattaatatttttaaatattttttatatttatatttatttagtaTTATTGTTTAgttgcttattttgattattttttatttataaaaaaccaTGAGTTTAGTAATCGATACTTAAATTCAAGTTGGTAAAAGTGATGGTTCCGTTGTATAGAATTTAGAAATTAAACATTTATAATCTTTGATGCATGTAAATGTAAACACTTATTTGTGTTTGTGTTATGGACATATAAAGTTGTTATTGTATAACAATTATTATAACTTTTAaattgtatgtatttttatttgatggattatttgatttttaatgggttttttatgaaaatttaaacGGGTCAACCAGTATTTAACCTGTTTAAATAGGTTGGGTTGGAAAAACAATACAGGTCAACTCAATTTCAACCCAATCACCAAAAAAGTTTGGTTGATTTGGGCATTCTTAACCTGTTTATTTAAATAGATTGGATTGGGTATagattttcaacccatttaattAAACATGACAGTCCGTTTATGATCCAACCCAGGCTCATTGTcacccctagatccatcatcacGTTTAGTCATTTAGTAGGTTTAAGGTGAAATGTGAATCTATAtcctttaattattatttttattccatattcttttttgtttgtttttttttttttgttttgtttaaaagactgtattttttatataaacttAATATTTTGAACCAATTTACAATATAGTTCAACTTAACTTTTAGATATATAACTCGTCTCTGGTTCAAATGTCGAATTACACATTTAatcattattttaaaaattaacttgAATCATCATTTATATTGTTAAAGTTGCACGATTTGagttatttatatttaaaaagaaaaatgacatttttttatCAGTTGTCACTCTTTTCTCTTACCCTCTTCCAATTCCTCCCACCCTAATTCTCTTCCAAAATACTTATGGTAATTTATCACCTTTGGTGACTATAGGAAACCCCCGACGACTCCAAGAAACCTTTGGCGACACCATCAAACCAACACCAAATTATTTCTCTAAAGACTCCAACTtgtctctctctcacacacactctctctctctttttctcccAGTCATCTATCTCCTTTATCTTCTTCTCATATTCCAATTTTCTGCTAAACCTGAACAAAAAAGGAAGAATGAattttgtaacaccccgtttttgCCTAACAGTATAAATGACTGATTACATAAAATATACTTGATGATATAAGACTATTTGTGATAAATAGTCTTGAAAAAAGTCGTAATAGTCATAGAAGCGAgaacgtacatataaagaacgcctaaatcagacttcatttgaagaagttatgatttttagaagtttcagcACCACAGTGTACGGCACAGAAACCAAAATAGAGTGTCAgaccccaaaatcggaacggcggaaacgatcgggggtggaggacatcatgtacagtatcacaacaaatcaTAGTAGTAAACtagcaacaacatcatctattgcattaataatataatttaatacaagtgtgttctgtgaagtttataagacataaaaaatgtaaatcaaaataagaaatgagtcttgaacaagctccatcttctcaaaagctggcatcggtacctgtctactgatgacctgagaatacaagttattttgaaagagtttatcagctttaaagatggtaagttcataagcattttagtgtcattgtttgtatcaaaatgtttgtaacaatgtttgaagtatgagtttgtaaatgtttgtaattgtttgtaaatgtttgtacctcctacaaaatcctatattttctactaaaagtagccttctaccaaggcccgacTGTTTTGTAAGTTTGTTTCTCGTAAAAGTGTATAATTTTctcaagtgtgactatcattaacaaaatctaGTTTGTACATTAtaatttatgtgagaagatcacaaggtgaatgcaatgggaaaataatatagtactatagtgttgtattgtagtaactactgttgtactaactaccttaaaccggttaTTTATTTAGGTAATATGTGATttgattgtaccatactatcgactaaaaatacgacgatgaaagacatcggaagtaatgacatttggcacccgtagacctacaggtcccactgtagctagcaacaaagTGTAGGATAGTccatccagtatagatctatatgcaaattcacgctctccctccaggagactctggttacaaatcGAGCCATGGTAGTGATGACATGCCCCGAAACagtggttcacatttatgttatagtatacttgtatatgtattgtatgtactagagtattgtttctcgttatagtattctctatctgtttctcatcatagtatgtttgtatagtttctcataatagtaagttctcTCAGTTTCTCATCATATTATatttgtatagtttctcataatagtatgtattgactcatgaatgaactgactctttatatgcttcattgaactagaagtaatgagtagtATCTTCAGTAGAATTGTTTGTATAACTGAATGTATTGAACTAAGATAAAAgcctttatatctatacatatgtaataatatataactaaggattcaacgacactcggacaaacaatagggtactctaagtccataaccaaacaaggaacaggaaataaactgagttatcagtcctaagtccttcaaagcttacttatataactatatatgtaatagACATGGTTTTgataatatataagtttaaaagctGTAAGAGAAAAGGTTTAGCATATAAAAGTGAGTTTGATAACGAGTATAACATGTAgaagagtttgataaacagtttgaagtagtttgattgataaaacagttaaaagcatagtaaatccatttgtttgatagttattaatcacatgtgattgatataataactataatgtttcaacttgtatccccccccctaaaagcctttaaaatcatttaaaaggttgattaaggggtatgaactcacctgtagtgaataGATTGGATGAACAAGTGGTAttggatgctaggtgtcaagtgaagacttgagcacacacacacaGATCCTAGTTAGCACATAACGACGCATATAtgcatctaattagtgattaagcaactaattaagcaagtatagGCACCTtagaacatggaaaacactttgattcaagtgttataagcacaaagggttgcatctaagggttgtagggcttcaccttggagtttacggcctaagtgtAAACCCCCCATGAGTTCACTGCCAAGGGTTTGcggccctaatgagtttacggccgtaaactcatggtaagttgtaccattttgatgtttaaggtcctttaCTCACTTTGGAGGTGTTCTATACCTAGTTCTAAGGCTAAGGAAGGAATTAGGGCTCATTTGCACCCATCATTAAGGTTTACGAACAAGGGAgatttccttggccgtaaacaccctttgttcttcatttctttgtgctttcaagtccttGATTCATCATCCTAACTAATAAACATGTAAAGGAGGTAAGGACTTCCAATTTGAAGGCTAATGgagggtgttttcggcccaaaacacttaagtgttcttggtgttcttgatgatcttgaagatctagttTCAAAGATGAAAGTTGGATGGATTCAAGTATGAATCAAGAGGAAGTGATGTATAACACTTAGATGGAGTGATATACTTACATGAATGGAAGATTGGAAGCAAAAGTttcaagatccttgagagagaaatccGATTTCTTGGGCTTGAAAGGTGAAAAGTGAGTAAAAATCACTAAGGATCATATATATaccatggagtttacgaccacgttgactttacgaccgtaaactcaattgtcttggccgtaaactcctcttttgagGGCTTAAGGCTTGTTTGGTAGTTTACAAGTTCAATTGACACTTCCATTCACTTATTCCTTTGAAGTATTTAAGCTCAGAATGCTTAAACGGACTCCAAAAGTGCTAATAGTTAGCGGAagcaagtttgactttgattgaaaTGTAGGGTTTGTActagatagaaatttcgggttgtcacatcatccccccgttagagagaatttcgtcccgaaattagagtttaagccaTAACTAATTACAAATAACGAAGCgaaaagacgaggatatttcagtttcatttgatcctcgcgctcccaagtgaattctgatcctcacttggcgttccagcgaaccttcactatcgggatacggctttgcttcatttttttgacctctcggtccatgatctctactggttcctccacgaagttgaggctctctttGACCTCGATCTTGtagagtgggataacaagagtctcgtcggataggcactttttcaagttcgagacgtggaaggtagaatgtatgttactaagttcacggggtaggttgagttcgtaaactacagggccgattctagcgagaatctcaaatggccctatgtatcttggattaagcttcccatgcttttccgaagcgtatcaagcccttccagggtgagactctCAAAAGAACatgatctcccacctggaattctaaaCGTTTCAtttgtttgtctgcgtagcttttctgtcggtctctagaggctttcaatcgtcacgaatctaaacgatcttctctgtcgtttcatgaatgatctccggacctgtgagagtgttgtcaggaaGTCGTCCTTtagctagctgggtgtcacccacctcagcccaacacataggggatctgcacttccggctatagagggcttcaaatggagcagccttgatgttcgtgtgataactattgttgtaggaaaactcgacaatgggtaaatgggtatcccatgccttcacAAAGTTGATCACACAAggtcgcaacatatcttctagggtttggatagttctctcactttgtccgtcagtctgaggatggtaggatgtactcatgtctagcctggttccaagggaactttgtagcgactgccagaacctcgaagtgaatctactatctctatcggagataatggatataggaacaccgtgcagtcataCGATCTCCCGAAGGTATGTTCTTGTAAgattctccatcttgtcagtttctttgataggcaggaagtgtgcggacttggtcaatctatcgacgatgacccaaatggtatcaattacatccattgtcttgggcaacttggttatgaagtccattgtgatccgctcccacttccattctggtatctcggGCTATTGTAGTAAGCCGAAGGGTttatggtattcgaccttgaccatAGCGCAAGTAAcgcatttactcatgaaggtagcaatttccaatttcatgttaggccacgagtataactttttaagatccggatacatcttatccgaacctgggtggacggaatatctagTGTTGTGCGTCTCGGTCATGATCAAGTctttgaagccaccgtgtttcggtgtcaagatccagtccatgagatataaggctccaccactcttgacttccaagttcttctccatccctctaagggagtCACCTGCCATGTTTCCGAGTTTCACGGCTTCGAATTGAGCCTCTTTGATTtttgtggacagatgtgaatggatagtcatggtcaatgatttgactcttcgaccataatgttctttccgacttagggcgtctgctactacgttggctctacccggatgataacgaatttcgcattcgtagtcattgagtagctcgatccaccgtcgctgtctcatgttgagctccttctggtcgagtatgtgttgtaaacttttttttgtctgtaaagatagtgcttttcgtaccatacagatactgtctccagatcttcagagcaaacaccactgctcctagctcaagatcgtgtgtggtgtagtttacctcgtgtgtctttagctgGGTCGAGGCATAagtgatgaccttacctcgttgcatcagaacacaccgagcccctggttggatgcatcgcaatataccacgaagtcttctatcccttcagggagggatagtatcggtgcggtgcataaggcttgtTTCAGCGTTTGAAACGctttttcttgcttctcttcctagTCAAGGGCCACGCCTTTCTCGTtcaatgttgtaagaggtttcacaattcgcgagaagttctgtatgaatctgcgatagtagccagcgagacctagaaactggcaaatttccgtaggcgtcttcggtgctgaccagttctcaatggctttaattttgtcctaagaattcaactcttcggatccaaaattcacattttgagaacttcgcatagagcttctatAATCGTgaggttcctagaacttgtcgcagatgatcgccatgctcctccttacttcgagagtagatcagtatgtcatcaatgaagatgatgatgaattgatctaagtaaggacggtataccctattcatcaagtccatgaatactgcgggcacattggtcaatccgaaggcatcaccatgaactcgtagtgcccgtaacgtgttcggaaggctgtcttcggaacatcctcctctagcactcgtaactggtgatatctggaCCTTAGATCAATATTGGAAAAGTAACTCgtcccttgcagttggtcaaataaatcatctatgcgaggcaaaggGTAACGATTTTTTACTGTAAGCTTGTTAAGTTCTTTGTAATCGGTACACATACAAaacaatccgtctttcttcttaacgaacaagaccagtGCTCTCCATGGTGAAAAACTaggtctgataaatcccttgctgagcaattcgttaagttgaccagatagttcctgcatctcagctggtgctaatcggtagggtgatttggctactggggtagctcctgggactaagtcgattctgaactcgacttgttgtTGCGGAGGCAATCCtcgtagttcttctggaaagatgtcgggaaagtcgcgcaCTACCGGAATGTTCTTTAGGTCTTTCGTTTCCTAGCTCGTatcgacaacatgagcaaggaatgcacgatattccttacgtaagtacttctgtgcttgaatacttgagatgatacaaaGGCTCttgtcgggtttgtcgccatagataataagagtttcgttagatggaAGGTTAAGGCGAACAACTTTCTCGTAACGCATGATGTCggtgcgatgaagactcaaccaatccatgccgattatgacgtcaaaacttttaattaagACCAGCATGAGGTCAATTGAGAAGGTATgactatctagagttagggtacatcctatgtatatactgcgAGTGTTCtcagttttcccgttagccatttctacagtgaatggttcTTTAAGTGTGCATGATTGTTGTTTAAGTAGGCGAGCAAATTTCTGATtcacgaaacttctctccgctccactatcaaatggTATGCATGAATAAGaattatcgaggaggaacgtaccagtgaccactgtagggTCGACAActacttcctcgtggcctatagccaaaactcttcccactccaccgacattccctgccttcgggcagttccttttgtagtggcccacctcgccacaaccgtagcaagcctggcctACACCAGcgtcggggacttgggtgatcggccttgCCGGAGCTTTGCATAAatggacagtgtgtcctttcctgttgcagttagagcactgcatttcctggCAGGAACCGttgtggtggaaattgcatttgttgcacttcatCAAGTTTCTAGCGTACTGCTTTActggagcagcagcggcaggtgctatcgcaacATGAACCGGCATGACTctctgctttttggcagctttctGCTTCCTCTTGTCATCCCAGGACTTCTGCTTGTTATCAGcggctttggagggttctgatgtcacacccccgaatcagacggcagaaacgtccgagggATCGTgcgacttaaattgaatatcatcacaatgaatatacatgaatcataacatacacatcaccatgcatcaatatattacaactgacattgttcacatcaagtacattgttttaacgttacaaatccatacataaattgtttgatagttttcaaaagcaaaacacactaacatacttggtacttactCCTCAGcctacctgttacctgagaatacaagttattttgaaaaatggtcaacatatggaatgttggtgagttcataagtaggtttgatatgaaaatgttttgtgtagtttgaacgaaaacaacccataaaatccaatattttctgaaaagaccattgtttataaaaaggtgtgaagatccgtaaatatatgcatgatgatttcaaaacatgtataattgaaaaactttgtattaaacgtacaagtgaaaatgttgaacttcctcggaaaacccgatgttttccaaaataaaaatatcatataacggtTTGAATGGTTATCCATCACGTGAATGATTTTGAattaccttgattacttgatttatattggatttatttatgtgagttgttataaccatgcatgataatgactaattcgtctgtcttggcactctggtgaacgccagaattgatcttaagattttgtcaccctagactggccgagtctaactgtagcaaacaaataaggtgtggggtagtcacccccgtatagatctatacacaaactctcgctctccctccaggagactttgattataactacagactactaggggtgcaaacgagccaagctactcacgagctactcgggatcggatcattaaaagctcgactcgaaatcgattttaaacgagcccgagccgagctcgaacttaatattaagctcgtttattaaacgagctcgagctcgagcctatgtcattaagctcgattaggcttgcgagcctaaacgagcctttatataatataatttattattatttatatatattaaaataaaaatatattagagGAATTAcggatttagggtattagtaaatgagcttcttaacgagctcgagccgagcttaagcttatttaggcacgtcaGATAAAAACCAGTCAAGCCCGATCCCGAGCCGAGCTTGGATAATTCTTTACGAGCTTGAGCCGAGCTTAGTACAAGAAAAATCGAATCGAGCCGAGATCGACctcgagcctcatataacttaaacgagcccgagccgagcctggccaggctcgggctcAGCTCGGCTTGTTTGCACCCCTACAGACTACGACCCGCACACGTTGGTgtcacccgttattactcactaaatcccaattgactttgattactattgattatcgacccgtatttgtttacttggaccttactagcagtactaatgggacactaaggcccaatagcacttaaaagccattgagggtcccttaaatatgaaattgggttgtaggaggcccaataacatttattactATTCATTGGGc containing:
- the LOC111897483 gene encoding uncharacterized protein LOC111897483 — encoded protein: MDELEFQRVLHLFPVVRTRDYNAESEMQRQLTSQASRRLRERMNSQIEGGSSEAVVGGIDGQDAFWQKLKIAAAKKVGNADAEGFVKAFQHVYRKLVFEELSLTAAQRFVNSS